One window of the Populus trichocarpa isolate Nisqually-1 chromosome 9, P.trichocarpa_v4.1, whole genome shotgun sequence genome contains the following:
- the LOC7456343 gene encoding protein DETOXIFICATION 46, chloroplastic — MQARTLLHCSHTLQNHNHPRFLSRSLISFKKRPLSLVSPNSHSSLLHPIPLVIKPRSRLLAPCNSPAHESANNSVTENESSTDSISEFIEETGIEVNREGLENQSMWEQMKEIVMFTGPATGLWICGPLMSLIDTAVIGQGSSIELAALGPGTVLCDGMSYIFMFLSIATSNMVATSLAKQDKNEVQHQLSMLLFIGLTCGSLMFLFTKFFGPSALKAFAGSNNLDIIPAANTYVQIRGLAWPAILIGWVAQSASLGMKDSWGPLKALAVASAVNGIGDIVLCRFLGHGIAGAAWATMASQIVAAFMMIDSLNKKGYNAYAISVPSTDDLMIVFRLAAPAFIMMISKVAFFSLIVYFVTSMDTLTLAAHQVMIQAFFMCTVWGEPLSQAAQSFMPELMYGVNRSLEKARTMLKSLAIIGTILGLALGIIGTSVPWFFPSIFTHDQKIIQEMHKVLIPYFLALAVTPCILSLEGTLLAGRDLKFISLAMSGCFFTGALLLLLVSSRGYGLPGYWFALVGFQWGRFFLALQRLLSPDGILFSEDLSQHELKELKAA; from the exons ATGCAAGCCCGTACTCTGCTTCACTGTTCTCATACTCTTCAAAACCATAACCATCCTAGATTTCTTTCTCGGTCTTTAATCTCTTTCAAGAAACGACCTTTATCTTTAGTTTCACCTAACTCACACAGCTCTCTTTTGCATCCAATTCCACTCGTTATTAAACCAAGAAGTAGACTTCTTGCACCATGCAATAGCCCTGCCCATGAATCCGCTAACAATTCTGTGACTGAAAATGAAAGTAGTACTGATTCAATTTCAGAATTTATAGAAGAAACAGGAATAGAGGTGAATAGAGAGGGACTGGAGAATCAGAGTATGTGGGAGCAAATGAAAGAGATTGTGATGTTCACAGGACCTGCTACTGGGCTTTGGATATGTGGGCCATTGATGAGTCTCATTGACACTGCAGTTATTGGTCAAGGAAGCTCTATTGAGCTAGCTGCTTTAG GTCCTGGGACAGTTCTGTGTGATGGTATGAGTTACATATTCATGTTCCTTTCAATTGCTACTTCTAATATGGTTGCCACTTCCCTTGCTAAACAG GACAAAAATGAAGTGCAGCATCAACTATCTATGTTGCTCTTTATTGGGTTGACTTGTGGTTCTCTGATGTTTTTGTTCACAAAGTTCTTTGGCCCATCAGCACTAAAAG CATTCGCAGGGTCAAATAATTTAGATATAATACCTGCAGCTAACACATACGTTCAG ATTCGAGGTTTAGCATGGCCTGCAATTCTTATTGGATGGGTTGCTCAAAGTGCAAG CCTTGGAATGAAAGATTCATGGGGACCATTAAAAGCGTTGGCAGTTGCTAGTGCTGTAAATGGCATTGGTGATATAGTCCTGTGCAGATTTCTTGGACATGGTATCGCCGGCGCAGCATGGGCTACAATGGCATCACAA ATTGTTGCAGCTTTTATGATGATTGATTCACTGAACAAGAAAGGATACAatgcatatgcaatatctgTTCCATCAACTGATGACCTCATGATTGTATTTAGGCTTGCTGCTCCAGCGTTTATTATGATGATTTCAAAG GTGGCTTTCTTTTCCCTCATCGTATATTTTGTTACATCTATGGACACCCTCACCTTGGCCGCTCATCAG GTCATGATTCAAGCATTCTTCATGTGCACAGTTTGGGGCGAGCCTCTTTCTCAAGCTGCACAATCATTTATGCCTGAGTTGATGTACGGGGTCAATCGAAGTTTGGAAAAG GCTCGAACTATGCTGAAATCACTGGCTATCATTGGAACAATCCTTGGATTGGCATTAGGGATTATTGGAACATCTGTTCCTTGGTTTTTCCCCAGCATCTTCACACATGATCAGAAGATCATACAGGAG ATGCACAAAGTGCTCATACCATACTTTCTTGCGTTAGCTGTGACTCCCTGCATTCTTAGCCTTGAGGGAACATTGCTG GCTGGACGGGATCTTAAATTTATTAGCTTGGCAATGAGTGGATGCTTTTTTACGGGTGCACTATTGCTGTTG CTTGTGAGCAGCAGAGGATACGGTTTGCCAGGCTACTGGTTTGCACTTGTAGGATTTCAATGG GGTCGATTTTTTCTCGCCCTCCAACGCCTTCTTTCCCCCGACGGCATACTTTTCTCGGAAGATTTGAGCCAGCATGAGCTGAAGGAGCTGAAAGCAGCTTAG
- the LOC7494456 gene encoding protein DETOXIFICATION 46, chloroplastic isoform X2, with protein sequence MQIKTLIHSSTIPFQNPNFKKHPQPSILLKNPPIHLLQSPKVPAKLNILTPRNHLYGLKANLSSQSRELFDTNNEIEGENDSKTGSILEEEEIKVDMNREGLENQSLWSQIKEIVLFTGPATGLWLCGPLMSLIDTVVIGQGSYIELAALGPATVLCDYMSYVFMFLSIATSNMVATYLARRDKNQVQHQISILLFVGMTCGLLMLLFTRLFGSWALTAFSGPKNAQILPAANTYVQIRGLAWPAVLVGWVAQSASLGMKDSWGPLKALAVSSVVNGVGDVVLCSFLGYGIAGAAWATMVSQVIAAYMMIEALNKKGYNAFSISVPTPDEILTVIGLAAPVFVTMISKVAFYSLMIYFATSMGTHSVAAHQVMLQIMGMCTVMGEPLSQTAQSFMPELIYGVNRSLEKARRLLKSLVTIGATMGLLLGTIGTFAPWLFPNIFTRDQKVIQEMYKVLLPFFMAIAVTPSIHCLEGTLLVPDSPPEVSTKCLLAPSLTCQEFLCGQKVKGLRLICL encoded by the exons ATGcaaatcaaaaccctaattcattcttcaacaattccatttcaaaaccctaattttaaaaaacatccacAACCATCAATTCTATTAAAAAACCCACCTATCCATCTCCTTCAAAGTCCCAAAGTTCCtgcaaaattaaacattttGACACCAAGAAATCATCTTTATGGTTTGAAAGCCAATCTTAGTAGCCAAAGTCGAGAACTTTTCGATACTAACAATGAAATTGAGGGAGAAAATGACAGTAAAACTGGCTCAATTTTggaagaagaggagataaaaGTGGATATGAATAGAGAGGGATTGGAGAATCAGAGTTTATGGAGTCAAATAAAGGAGATTGTTTTGTTTACAGGACCTGCTACAGGGCTTTGGTTATGTGGGCCATTAATGAGTCTAATTGATACTGTGGTTATTGGTCAAGGGAGTTACATTGAACTTGCCGCTTTAg GACCTGCGACGGTTTTATGTGATTATATGAGTTATGTGTTCATGTTCCTTTCAATTGCCACTTCGAATATGGTTGCAACTTACCTTGCCAGACGG GATAAAAATCAAGTGCAGCATCAAATATCTATCCTTCTCTTTGTCGGGATGACTTGTGGCTTGCTTATGCTCTTGTTTACAAGATTATTTGGTTCATGGGCACTAACTG cTTTCTCAGGACCAAAAAATGCACAAATTCTACCTGCAGCAAATACATACGTTCAG ATTCGAGGCCTAGCATGGCCTGCAGTTCTTGTAGGATGGGTTGCTCAAAGTGCAAG TCTCGGCATGAAAGATTCGTGGGGGCCTCTGAAGGCTTTGGCGGTTTCTAGTGTTGTAAATGGTGTTGGTGATGTAGTCCTCTGCAGCTTTTTAGGCTATGGAATTGCTGGTGCTGCATGGGCCACAATGGTGTCACAG GTTATTGCAGCTTATATGATGATAGAAGCTTTGAACAAAAAAGGATACAATGCATTTTCCATCTCTGTTCCAACACCTGACGAAATCCTGACAGTAATTGGGCTTGCTGCTCCAGTGTTTGTGACAATGATATCAAAG GTGGCTTTCTATTCTCTCATGATATATTTTGCGACATCTATGGGCACACATTCCGTGGCTGCTCATCAG GTCATGCTTCAAATAATGGGTATGTGCACAGTAATGGGCGAGCCTCTCTCACAAACTGCACAATCATTTATGCCTGAGTTGATATATGGTGTCAATCGAAGTTTGGAAAAG GCTCGAAGGCTGCTAAAATCACTTGTCACAATTGGGGCTACAATGGGATTGCTTCTAGGGACCATTGGTACATTTGCTCCTTGGTTGTTCCCAAATATCTTTACACGCGATCAGAAGGTCATACAGGAG ATGTACAAAGTGCTGTTACCGTTCTTTATGGCAATTGCTGTGACACCTAGCATTCATTGCCTCGAGGGGACACTGTTG GTGCCAGATTCTCCTCCAGAAGTCTCAACCAAGTGCCTCTTGGCCCCTTCACTGACATGTCAGGAATTTTTGTGTGGCCAGAAAGTCAAGGGACTGCGTCTAATTTGTTTGTAA
- the LOC7494456 gene encoding protein DETOXIFICATION 46, chloroplastic isoform X1, translated as MQIKTLIHSSTIPFQNPNFKKHPQPSILLKNPPIHLLQSPKVPAKLNILTPRNHLYGLKANLSSQSRELFDTNNEIEGENDSKTGSILEEEEIKVDMNREGLENQSLWSQIKEIVLFTGPATGLWLCGPLMSLIDTVVIGQGSYIELAALGPATVLCDYMSYVFMFLSIATSNMVATYLARRDKNQVQHQISILLFVGMTCGLLMLLFTRLFGSWALTAFSGPKNAQILPAANTYVQIRGLAWPAVLVGWVAQSASLGMKDSWGPLKALAVSSVVNGVGDVVLCSFLGYGIAGAAWATMVSQVIAAYMMIEALNKKGYNAFSISVPTPDEILTVIGLAAPVFVTMISKVAFYSLMIYFATSMGTHSVAAHQVMLQIMGMCTVMGEPLSQTAQSFMPELIYGVNRSLEKARRLLKSLVTIGATMGLLLGTIGTFAPWLFPNIFTRDQKVIQEMYKVLLPFFMAIAVTPSIHCLEGTLLAGRDLRFLSFSMTGCFSLGAIVLMLFSRRGYGLPGCWYALVGFQWARFFLSLRRLLSPDGILFSEDLSRYKMEKLKVT; from the exons ATGcaaatcaaaaccctaattcattcttcaacaattccatttcaaaaccctaattttaaaaaacatccacAACCATCAATTCTATTAAAAAACCCACCTATCCATCTCCTTCAAAGTCCCAAAGTTCCtgcaaaattaaacattttGACACCAAGAAATCATCTTTATGGTTTGAAAGCCAATCTTAGTAGCCAAAGTCGAGAACTTTTCGATACTAACAATGAAATTGAGGGAGAAAATGACAGTAAAACTGGCTCAATTTTggaagaagaggagataaaaGTGGATATGAATAGAGAGGGATTGGAGAATCAGAGTTTATGGAGTCAAATAAAGGAGATTGTTTTGTTTACAGGACCTGCTACAGGGCTTTGGTTATGTGGGCCATTAATGAGTCTAATTGATACTGTGGTTATTGGTCAAGGGAGTTACATTGAACTTGCCGCTTTAg GACCTGCGACGGTTTTATGTGATTATATGAGTTATGTGTTCATGTTCCTTTCAATTGCCACTTCGAATATGGTTGCAACTTACCTTGCCAGACGG GATAAAAATCAAGTGCAGCATCAAATATCTATCCTTCTCTTTGTCGGGATGACTTGTGGCTTGCTTATGCTCTTGTTTACAAGATTATTTGGTTCATGGGCACTAACTG cTTTCTCAGGACCAAAAAATGCACAAATTCTACCTGCAGCAAATACATACGTTCAG ATTCGAGGCCTAGCATGGCCTGCAGTTCTTGTAGGATGGGTTGCTCAAAGTGCAAG TCTCGGCATGAAAGATTCGTGGGGGCCTCTGAAGGCTTTGGCGGTTTCTAGTGTTGTAAATGGTGTTGGTGATGTAGTCCTCTGCAGCTTTTTAGGCTATGGAATTGCTGGTGCTGCATGGGCCACAATGGTGTCACAG GTTATTGCAGCTTATATGATGATAGAAGCTTTGAACAAAAAAGGATACAATGCATTTTCCATCTCTGTTCCAACACCTGACGAAATCCTGACAGTAATTGGGCTTGCTGCTCCAGTGTTTGTGACAATGATATCAAAG GTGGCTTTCTATTCTCTCATGATATATTTTGCGACATCTATGGGCACACATTCCGTGGCTGCTCATCAG GTCATGCTTCAAATAATGGGTATGTGCACAGTAATGGGCGAGCCTCTCTCACAAACTGCACAATCATTTATGCCTGAGTTGATATATGGTGTCAATCGAAGTTTGGAAAAG GCTCGAAGGCTGCTAAAATCACTTGTCACAATTGGGGCTACAATGGGATTGCTTCTAGGGACCATTGGTACATTTGCTCCTTGGTTGTTCCCAAATATCTTTACACGCGATCAGAAGGTCATACAGGAG ATGTACAAAGTGCTGTTACCGTTCTTTATGGCAATTGCTGTGACACCTAGCATTCATTGCCTCGAGGGGACACTGTTG GCTGGACGGGATCTTAGATTCCTTAGCTTTTCAATGACTGGATGCTTTTCTTTGGGTGCTATTGTACTGATG CTTTTTAGCAGGAGAGGATATGGTTTGCCTGGCTGTTGGTATGCACTTGTAGGATTTCAATGG gcccgatttttcctttctcttcggCGACTTCTTTCTCCTGATGGCATACTTTTCTCCGAGGACTTGAGCCGCTATAAAATGGAGAAGCTGAAAGTTACTTAG
- the LOC7456344 gene encoding uncharacterized protein LOC7456344, which produces MAVAITSSSTTPHVLHHLLRPPPSQPPLLSYFLRPICTTTTTTKTILSKSDKTPSQKTNTILFSSLSSLPNSPLLFSLRSFPCFQKAHNHSLTLQELEEEDQREEEKGEGFIDNEIENGDKEDDIEGESDNLELEDSVVDVSGEGSTKEGLKRNGVKVPTLTVKEKKELASYAHGLGKKLKSQLIGKSGFTDNVATSFIETLEANELLKIKIHRTCPGELEDVVRRLEEATGSVVVGQIGRTVIIYRPSLTKMKAEEKRLQARRVYVRKAPKLMSVPLSRGEPRRFSGHGRRGSSRV; this is translated from the exons ATGGCGGTGGCTATAACATCCTCATCGACAACCCCCCATGTCCTCCACCATCTTCTCCGTCCACCACCATCTCAACCACCACTGCTCTCATACTTCTTAAGACCAATTtgcaccaccaccacaacaacGAAAACCATTCTCTCAAAATCCGACAAAACCCCAAGTCAAAAAACTAACACTATCCTCTTCTCTTCACTCTCTTCTCTCCCCAAttctcctctcctcttctcccttcgcTCTTTCCCTTGCTTTCAAAAAGCTCACAACCACTCTCTCACCTTACAGgaactagaagaagaagaccaaagagaagaagaaaaaggtgaaGGCTTTAtcgataatgaaattgaaaatggtGATAAAGAGGACGATATTGAGGGTGAAAGTGATAATTTGGAGTTGGAAGATAGTGTTGTTGATGTTTCTGGTGAGGGTTCCACTAAAGAGGGTTTGAAGAGAAATGGGGTAAAGGTACCGACTTTGACAGTGAAGGAAAAGAAGGAATTAGCATCTTATGCTCATGGATTGGGAAAGAAGCTAAAGTCTCAGTTGATTGGCAAGTCTGGTTTTACTGATAATGTTGCAACCTCTTTTATTGAGACCCTTGAAGCCAATGAGCTTTTAAAG ATTAAAATACACAGGACTTGTCCAGGGGAGCTAGAGGATGTGGTGCGACGATTGGAGGAAGCAACTGGTTCAGTGGTAGTTGGTCAAATTGGTCGGACTGTCATTATATATCGGCCTAGTCTCACTAAAATGAAGGCCGAGGAGAAAAGGCTACAGGCTCGTAGAGTTTATGTGAGAAAAGCACCAAAATTGATGTCTGTGCCATTG TCGAGAGGAGAGCCAAGGCGATTTTCTGGGCATGGTCGTCGAGGAAGCAGCAGGGTATAA